TCCGTTGCGTTGGACCCGAACTGGGTGGATGGATGGATAGGCCGTGGCGTTGTTAAAGGCGTGCAGGACCGTTATGGTGAAGCGCTGAAGGACCTGGAGATCGCATTGCGGTTGTCCTCCGAACATGGTGATGCAATGTTCTACACCGCCCATACCTTGGCGAGCTTGAAGCGTTATGAAGAGGCCTTGTCGATGTATGCAAAGCTGAATCGCAAGGAACCGGATAGCCTTGAGGGGTGGCTGGAGCACGCTGAACTCCTGTTGGAGTTGAAAGGGCCGGACGCGGCGGCCAAGAAACTTAATGAAGGATCACATGTGCATCGGTTGAATGCGCGTTTCCGCTATCGCATGGTGAGTTACCTGTTGCGCAGTGGCAGGGAACAACAAGGCATGTTGGAAATGGAAGAGGCATTGATGGCCGACCATGGTGCCCACGTGCAACTTTTTGAACATTATCCTGAGGCTGCATTGATGCCACAGATCATCCACTTGTTGGAACTATATCGCAGATGAATTTCTCATTATCACATATTCCTGCGCGATCGACAAAATCGCGTGAGGACGGTCTTACCATGGTCATGGACAAAGGCATATCCTTACGCCAATCCGAGGACATGATCTCTGTTTGCGGTGACCTTGTTGATGTCGTAAAACTGGGTTTCGGAACAGCGTATGTCACACCGAACCTCAAAGAGAAGATCGCATTCTACCGCAAGAACGACATCAAGGTCTATTTCGGTGGAACATTATTCGAAGCATTCATAGCAAGGGGCCGTTTCAAGGACTATTGCAAATTATTGGACAAGTTCGATGTTGATATGGCTGAGGTCTCCGATGGCAGCATCAACATGACAACCAAGGAGAAGTGCAAATACATCGGCGAATTGGCCAAGGACCGTACGGTTTTCAGCGAGGTGGGATCGAAGGAATCAGGGATCTTGATCAGCCCTGCGAAATGGGTGAACATGATGCGCGCTGAATTGGATGCCGGTAGTTGGAAAGTGATCGCAGAAGCAAGGGAAAGTGGAACCGTAGGCATTTATCGTCCGAGCGGGCATGCGCATACTTCATTGGTGAACAAGATCATGGCAAAGATCCCGAGCAAGGATATTCTGTGGGAAGCGCCATTGAAATCGCAACAGGTGTGGTTCATAAAACAAATAGGCGCCAACGTGAATTTGGGCAATATTGCACCGGAGGAGGTGATCCCGCTGGAAACACTTCGTCTCGGCCTACGCGGTGATACCTTCTTCCAATATGTTCCGGAAGAGGTGGTCAAGAAATTGCAACAAGTGGTTCCCGTAAAGAATTAAGGGTCATCGCTCCCTTTTTGCAAAGAGAGCACTGCTCACAATTCCATTGATTTCCATTAGGAACACGATCTTCGCGCCATGAAAGAGATCACCCCCCAAGAGCTCAAAGCAATGAAGGAAGGAAATGAAACCTTCCAGCTGATCGATGTTCGTGAAGCATATGAGGCTGAAATTTGCAGCATTGGCGGCACGTTGATCCCCATGGGAGAGGTCATCTCACGGTTGGCCGAAGTACGGAAGGACGTTCCGGTTGTCATTCATTGTCGAAGTGGCTCTCGTTCCAGCGCGGTCATTCAAGCGTTGACGGATCGTTACGGCTATACGAACCTGATGAATCTGAAAGGTGGGATCCTTGGGTACGGAAGTCAAGTGGATCAGACGTTGCGGTGCGAGTGACCATGCCTATTCGATGACTTCCACCAGATCTACGGTTACTGAATACCTGCACCATCATTAGCGGAAAGAAAGTTCATGCTCGACATTATACAAGAATTCTGGTACTTCATTACCCATCTGAATGAATCATTACCTGCATTCGTAGCGGATTACGGCTTGTGGATCTACGGGTTGTTGTTCCTGATCATTTTCGTGGAGACCGGGCTTGTGGTAATGCCTTTCCTCCCAGGTGATTCACTCTTGTTCGTAGCAGGATCCTTGGCAGCTGGCGCTAACCCCTCCATGAACTTCGGTTACCTGTTCGTGTTGCTGTTCCTTGCAGCCGTATTGGGTGATAACCTCAATTATTGGATCGGACGGTACTTCGGCAGCAAAGTGGTAAAATGGCGTTTGTTCGGACGTGATCTCGTTCAAGAGAAACACTTGGAAAAGACCCACTCCTATTTCGAGAAATACGGCGTAAAGACCATCATCATTGCTCGTTTCGTACCGATCGTACGTACGGTAACGCCATTCGTTGCTGGAGTTGGCGCCATGGACTACCGCAAGAAATTCCTGCCCTTTGATGTCATTGGTGGTCTACTTTGGATCGGCAGCATGCTAACCGCCGGATATTTGGTCGGGAACAGCGAGATCGTACAACGCAACTTCCATTATGTGGTGTTCGGTATCATCGGGATCAGTGTATTGCCCATGGTGATCGAATTCATTCGACATCGGATAGCAGCATCCGAATAAACGCAATGCGCAATACTTCCGACACTTTTCCGTTGATCGTCACGTGATAAGATACGGACTCATCGGCAGGTCGCTCAAGCATAGCTGGAGCCAGGAATTCTTCACCAAGAAGTTCCATAAGGAAGGACTTTCGGACCACCATTATGATCCGTTCGAACTTGAGGATATTGAAGACCTTGAGTTGCTTCTCAGCGAGACCAAAGACCTGAAAGGGTTGAACGTAACCCTACCTTATAAGCAGACCGTTATGCCTTTGCTGGATGCCATTGATCCCATGGCCGCAGCGGTCGGAGCGGTGAATACCATCACGATCCGAAATGGCAGGACCACTGGCTACAATACCGATGTGGAAGGGTTCCGAAGCACACTGCTGCCTTTGTTGGATGGCGAGAAACCGCGCGCATTAGTGCTTGGCACAGGTGGTGCAAGCAGAGCGGTGGCGTTCGTTCTGCGTGAATGTGGGGTCAAATTCCGATCGGTCAGTCGCAATAGAGAACGTGGGGATCTTACATGGGACCTGCTGGAACCAGCGATCATTAAAGCCTGCACCCTTATCGTGAACACAACGCCACTCGGGATGTATCCGAATGTTTCTGAAATGCCCGTGCTACCCTATTCCGCCGTTGGTCCAAGGCACCTATTGATCGACCTGGTTTACAACCCACCATACACGCAATTCCTTCAAAAAGGACAAGCGAACGGGGCAAGGATAAGCAACGGATCGACGATGCTACGCGCCCAAGCGGAAGCCAGTTGGCGGATCTGGAACAATTGAAGCGGATCAACGGTTCAACGCCCGCACCACCATCACGATCAGGCAGAACAGGAAAACGAAGATCGTGATCCGATTGATGCCGTGCATGAAGCGTACGCTGCCGTTCGGATCGGACTTGCCGAACAAAGTGCGTGGATCCAGATAATGCAGGACGCGTTTGATGAACATTATGACCCAAAGGTATGTCCAGAGCAAGTACTTTTCATTGGACCGACAAGGCAATCGCGTCTTGAAACGAATTTATTCTTCGCGAATTCCGTTTCTGTGACCCATACCGGGTCAACTAGGGACATGGGGCGATTCTTTATTTCTAATTTCTGTGACCCTTCTCAGGGTCGCGAAAAGCTCATGACGGACCCTGGAAGGGTCACAGAAATTAGACAAAGCCCCTGACAAGTGTGGATTTCGACCCAGAATGGGTCGCAGTGCTTTAGTGGTGAATGATTTAAGAGGCGATAGCCCTGATCGCATCGATGAATGAACCAAGCCTTACCCGTACCTTCGCAGATCGCTCCTGCCAGCGCTGGTGGTGTTGAAAATAGAAAAGAATGCCCTTCGAACTCATCTCAGAATTTCAGCCAACAGGCGATCAACCGGAGGCCATAAAGCAATTGGTCGCAGGGCTGAATGAAGGCGTAACGGCACAAACACTCTTAGGCGTAACCGGTTCCGGGAAGACCTTCACCGTTGCGAACGTGATCGCCGAAGTGGATCGCCCAACGTTGATCCTGAGCCATAACAAGACCTTGGCAGCTCAGCTCTATGGGGAATTCAAGCATTTCTTTCCGAATGACAGCGTGGAGTATTTCGTAAGCTATTACGACTATTACCAACCAGAGGCATTCCTACCGACCACTGGCACCTACATTGAAAAGGACCTTAGCATCAATGACGAGATCGAAAAGTTGCGGTTGGCCACCACCAGTAGCCTACTCAGCGGGAAGCGGAACATCATCGTAGTTGCAAGTGTCAGCTGCATCTATGGCATCGGAAATCCTGCTGAATTCCATAAGACGATCATTCATTTGAAAACGGGGCAGAAGGTTACCCGGAACGCCTTGCTCCACCTGTTCGTTTCTGCATTGTACAGTCGCAAGGACGTTGATCCTACCCGAGGCAACTTCCGTGTGCGTGGTGATGTTGTGGAGGTTTTCCTGGCGTATGCCGATGAAGGATTGCGCATCCATTTCTGGGGCGATGAGATCGAACGCATGGAACGCTTCGATACACTGACGAACCGTACGATCGAAACACAGCAGGAAGTAACCGTTTACCCTGCCAACATCTTTGTAACGAGCAAGGAAACCATGACGAATGCGATCCATGCGATCCAAGCGGATATGGTGAAGCAGGTCGATTTCTTCAAAGAGATCGGCAAGCATTTGGAAGCAAAACGCCTCGAAGAACGCACGCTCTATGATCTTGAGATGATGCGCGAACTGGGGTATTGTTCCGGGATCGAGAACTACAGCCGCTATTTCGATCAACGTGAAGTTGGCCAACGACCGTTCTGCTTATTGGACTACTTCCCGGACGATTTCCTCATGGTGATCGACGAGAGCCACGTGACCGTGAGCCAGGTCACTGCAATGTACGGTGGTGATCGATCGCGCAAACTGAATTTGGTGGAATACGGATTCCGGTTACCGAGTGCGATGGACAATCGCCCTCTGAAATTCGAGGAATTCGAAGGGATGATGGGACAGACCCTGTTCGTAAGTGCCACGCCTGCGGATTATGAGTTGGAGCGGAGTGAAGGCGTTATCGTGGAACAGGTGGTACGACCTACGGGGCTATTGGACCCACCGATCGAAGTTCGCCCAAGCAAGGACCAGATCGATGATCTATTGTATGAGATCCGGCAGCGTGCAGAAAAAGAAGAACGCGTGCTGGTGACGACATTGACCAAACGCATGGCCGAAGAATTGAATGAATTCCTTGGCAAGAACGGCGTGCGATCCAAGTATATCCATAGCGATGTTGAGACCTTGGAACGGATCGAGATCTTACGCCAGCTCCGGTTGGGCATGTTCGATGTACTTGTTGGGGTGAACCTATTACGTGAGGGGTTGGACCTTCCGGAAGTAAGTCTGGTAGCTGTTCTGGACGCGGACAAGGAAGGGTTTCTGCGCAGCAATAGATCGCTCACACAAACAGCAGGACGTGCAGCGCGAAATGTGAACGGACGTGTGATCTTTTATGCGGACAAGATCACGAAGAGCATGCAACGCACCATGGACGATACCGACCGTAGGCGTGAAAAACAAATGGCTTACAACGAAGAGAACGGAATAACGCCAACACAGATCAAACGTGACCGTGGCGATGTGATGAGACAGACTGCCGTAATCGACATCCATGATGCAGCGGGTCGCAGAGCGTACGTAGAGCCGGAAGAGTACAGTTTGGCTGCTGACCCTGTGGTTCAGTTCATGACGCAAGAGCAGATCACAAGGAACGTGGATCTATTGGAATTGCAAATGCGGAAAGCCTCCAAGGAACTTGACTTCATAGCAGCAGCACAATTACGGGATGACCTTTTCGCGATGCGGAAACTATTGAGCGAAAAGGAGAAGGCGTCCAAGGAAGATTGAAGGATCGCAGATCGAAAGCGGGTCACATTTGTTACATTTGGATCTTCCGCACACTTCGGATCCATGTCACGTTTGGATCTGCAGCGCTGCTTTGCTCAGTTAATCATCTACCCTCCTAATAACCGACCATAACATATGAAACTAGTTTACGCCCTCGCGATCTCGGCAGGAACCTTGAGCGCATTACCTGGAAATTCGCAGATCTCTTATGGAGGTCATCCATACGGGATCACGCATACGGTGGATCTTGCTGAAGCGCCTCTGAGCGTGATGGCTGATGTGGATGCCGAAGCACTTATGGCGGTGGATGCCGATCGTGCAGCACAAGGCATCAAAGGCCCTTATCGTTTCGGGTTCAACCACGCTACCGACCTTTCGTTGGAGAACAGCGGTGTTTGGCAAACGCTTTCCAATGGTGATCGCGTTTGGCGTTTGGCCATCCAATGCCCTGGTGCATTCAGCATCAACTTCGAATTCCACGATTACGTTATCCCTGAAGGCGCGCAAGTGTTCGTTTACAATGAACTTGGCGATGTACTAGGTGCTTTCGAGGAAGGTAGCAATGCGGGCAATACGATACTAGGAGTAACCCAATTGGCCGGTGAAAAGATCACGATCGAATATGTTGAACCTTTGGCAGTGCGCGGTCTTGGTCGTTTGATGGTGGGACAGGTAACTCATGGCTATCGTGATATCATGCACATGCAAAAAGGCCTTGGCGACAGTGGTTCTTGCAACAACAATGTGATCTGCCCTGTTGGTGATGACTGGCGCGACCAGATCAACAGTGTGGCCATGATAACTGTTGGTGGAAGCGGAATTTGTTCTGGTACGTTGATCAACAACTGCGCTGTTGACGGAACACCTTACTTTCTTACTGCGAACCATTGCTTGGGCGGAGAGACCTCGTGGGTCTTCCGTTTCAACTGGCAGAGCCCTAATTGCGTCGCCAACCAGAATGGCCCAACGAACCAGACCATCTCCGGTTCAACATTAAAGGCTAGCAGCGCCGGAAGTGACGTGGCATTGCTACAGATGAATGGTACGCCACCTGGAGCCTATGGTGTCTACTATTCAGGCTGGAATAATGGCACGACCGCTGCTTCCAACGTTACGTGCATCCACCATCCTAGTGGTGATGTGAAGAAGATATCTTTCGAGAACCAAGCCGTGACCAGCGCAAGTTTTGGAGGTGCTCAATGCTGGCGCGTTGCAGCATGGGATGATGGAACCACCGAACCGGGTTCATCCGGCAGTGGACTATGGGATCAGAATAAGCGGCTCGTAGGCCAATTGTATGGTGGTCAAGCCGATTGCAGTAACAATGTCAATGACTATTTCGGTAGATTGAGTGTTAGTTTCCCGTTGATCAATACATGGTTGGGTAACTGCGGCACTACCTTGGATGGTTATGATCCATCGACCGTTGGCATCAATGACGTTGCTACCGATCTGGAATTGGAGGTATTACCGAACCCTACGACCGGTGTGCTTTCCGTTATGCTGCCAACCACATTCCGGACCGGTGCAACGTTGAAGGTGTTCGATATGGTAGGTAAAGTGGTTCTTACTCGCATTGTTACCAACAACAAAGAGCGCATCAATTTGGACCTAACGGACCGTAACGAAGGCGTTTATATCCTCCAGGTCGAGAACGGAACGACACGTGCAACTGAGCGGATCCTATTGACACACTAAGGCATTTCAAATTCGCTGAACCCGGCCCGAGTCCATTTTCATTGGTTCGGGCCGGTTTTATTTTGACCCGCCCTATCTTCACGATCCGAATCAACTACACGCACTACCATGCTGAGACACACTACCCTCTTATTAAGTTCCATCCTTGCTTCCGGCCTCATGGCACAGATCTCCTATGGTGGCCGCGCACTTGGTCTGCAAGGTGATGTTCTTCCCGAGGCACCACTTGTGCGCATGCATACGGTTGATGTTGACGCATTGCTCGCCGAGGATGCTGCGCGCGAAGCAGCTGGGATCAAAGGGCCTTACCGATATGGGTTCAATCATGCGGTTGACCTGAACACGGAGAACAGCGGTATTTGGCATACCCTGCGTGATGGTGATCGCGTATGGCGTATAAGCATTGAATGCCCCGGTGCGATTACGACCAATTTTCAATTCCACGATTACGTGGTGCCGGAAGGAGCACGCGTTTTCGTCTACAACACAGCAGGCTTGCAGTTGGGAGCTTATACTGCGGACAGCAATCCGGGACACACGTCCATGGGAGTGCAGCAGATCCCTGGTGATCGGATCACGATCGAATACCATGAACCAGTTGCTGTCGCAGGGCAAGGGCGATTGATGATCGGACAAGTGACGCACGGCTATCGCGACCCGTTCAATTTTGCACGTGATCTTGGTGATAGTGGCAGTTGCAACATCAATGTGATCTGCCCGGAAGGACTGGGTTGGGAAGATGAAGTACGCTCCGTTGCATTGATCGATGCAGGTGGTGGATATTGCACAGGTACCATGATCAACAATTGCGCGCAGGATAGCACACCCTACTTCCTTACCGCGAACCATTGCTTGGGCGGCGGCGTGGACAATTGGGTATTCCGATGGAACTGGAACAGCCCGACCTGTGACCCTACCGAAGACGCACCACAGGACCAGACCATTGCAGGCAGTACACTGTTGGTGAACAGCGCTGGAACGGACGTTGCTTTATTGGAATTGAACAGCATTCCACCGGAAGAGTATGCCGTACACTACGCCGGATGGGACCATGGTCAGGACCCTGCAGAGACCATGACGGGGATCCATCATCCACGTGGCGATATCAAGAAGATCTCCCATTCGGATGGTCCTGCGATCACCGGCACTATGAGCGGTGCGGATTGCTGGCAAGTACAACTTTGGGCCGCCGGAACCACCGAGCCAGGCTCCAGTGGCAGTGGCCTTTGGAATCAGGACCATCGCTTGGTCGGGCAGCTTTTTGGTGGCGAAGCAGCGTGTGGGAATAGTGTGAATGACTTCTATGGAAAGCTCGTTACCAGCTGGCCCCTGCTTGAAGAATACTTGGGAGATTGTTCCGATACGCTGGATGGTTGGGACCTTGGCGAAACGGTTTTTATACCCGACACGAATGATGCTGCCGTAACATCCATCGCCAACATCCCAACGCTCTTGTGCGGAACGGATTCCATCATTCCGCAGATCTCTTTAAAGAACAACAGCAACGTGGTGATGACCATGATGGACGTGATCTACGGTCTCGTCGGTGGAATTGAGGACACCTTGAATTGGACCGGTACACTTCAACCGGACCAAACGGTGATCCTCTTCCTACCAACGATCTACGTACCGAATGGCGAACAGATACTGAACGTCTCTGCCAGTATGCCGAACGGAATTCCGGATGCGAACTTGGATAACGACACATGGAGCTTTGCATTCACTGTTGTCTATCCGAGCGAGACCGTTATTCTGGCCCTGACCCCGGACAATTACGGTGCGGACATTACGTGGGAGATCACCAGCTCCATTGGTACGGTGTTGTATGAAGGTGGCCCATACACCAACAACAACTCGGGCGTTACGGACTCACTGATGTTCTGCTTAACGGACACTTGTTACACGTTCACGATCTACGATGAATTCGGTGACGGCATTTGTTGCGACGCGGGCGAAGGACATTATGAGATCTTCGGACTGTACGGCAACGAATACGCAAGCAGCGATGGCCAATACACGTTTCAGAACAGCAACTCCTTTTGTGTGAGTTTGGTAGGCATCAACGAACCAACGGACGCCGGTACACTGAACCTCTACCCGAACCCGACGACCGGAAACCTCACCGTACAACTGGCCGGCATGGAAGGAAGAACGGAACTAACGCTCTTGGACAACACGGGCCGCATTGTGGAGCAACGGATTGTTAACGGAACCAAGCAACTCACTCTTGACCTCAGCACATTGGCAGAAGGCCTGTACGCATTGCAAGCGCAACATGCCGGTGGCCGTGTGGTGCAGCAGGTGATGGTGGTTCGTTAGGGATCGCCGGGACTTGTTTGTGAAAACAAGTGAGGGCTTGTAGGCAGGCTTATGTGATTAGAAGGAATCTCAAAAATAAGCATTGCCTAAGTTATCTATGAACACTGGGCTTTGATCAACTTTTTAATGTTCCAGTTGATCTTCTTCTTTGGCGCAATGTACTTCGCTAAGAAAAGCGATGGACATCAGCGACAAGCAATGGGAAGTGTTGGAAAAACCGCTTACAAGTATTTTTCATAAGAGCGAAACACGTGGCAGGCCCAGACAAGATCCACGTGCGGTGCTTAACGGGATCTTGTGGATATGCCGGACCGGTGCACCATGGGCAGATCTACCTGGCAGATACCCGCCATACCAGACTTGCCATCGGTACCACAAACACTGGTGCAAGAGCGGTTCTTGGGATAAACTGCTGCATGCTCTTGCATCGGATCTACGCGATCGAGGAAGATCGACATTACCGAATGCTTTATCGATGGCACCTTCGCAAGTGCCAAAAAAAGGGGGCTTGTGTTGGACCTACTAAGAAAGGGAAAGGCACCAAGATCATGGCAGTCACAGACGCTGTTGGTATTCCTCTCACCGTACGGGCCTTTAGCGCCAGCACCCATGAAGTAAAGCTAGCCGATAGGACGATCCGTTCGTGTGCCATAAAGCCCAAACGTGTGATCGCCGACAGGGCGTACGACAGTGACAAACTAAGACGCACATTGAAGAAACGCGGAATCCAACTGGTATGTCCGCACAGGAGTAACAGAAAACGACAAGTGCATCAAGATGGACGGGAATTACGGCGCTACAAACGCCGCTGGAAGGTCGAAAGGTTGTTCGCGTGGTTGTTTAACTCGCGCCGTACATTCGTTCGGTATGAATACCATGCAGACCTCTTCTTAGGCATGGTGCAGTTGGCTTGCGTAATGATAATTCTCAAAAGTTATTTTTGAGATGGCTTCTAGATACTTCATGTAAGTGCATAACATATTCGCCTATAACAAACCCACTAGCAACCAGTTACAACAAACTGTCGACTTAGCAGAATAACACGCATTATGTGTTACATGATTGTTGCCGCACATAGGAATGACGAACATCGAGCTTAGAAATATT
This genomic window from Flavobacteriales bacterium contains:
- a CDS encoding shikimate dehydrogenase, with the translated sequence MIRYGLIGRSLKHSWSQEFFTKKFHKEGLSDHHYDPFELEDIEDLELLLSETKDLKGLNVTLPYKQTVMPLLDAIDPMAAAVGAVNTITIRNGRTTGYNTDVEGFRSTLLPLLDGEKPRALVLGTGGASRAVAFVLRECGVKFRSVSRNRERGDLTWDLLEPAIIKACTLIVNTTPLGMYPNVSEMPVLPYSAVGPRHLLIDLVYNPPYTQFLQKGQANGARISNGSTMLRAQAEASWRIWNN
- the uvrB gene encoding excinuclease ABC subunit UvrB translates to MPFELISEFQPTGDQPEAIKQLVAGLNEGVTAQTLLGVTGSGKTFTVANVIAEVDRPTLILSHNKTLAAQLYGEFKHFFPNDSVEYFVSYYDYYQPEAFLPTTGTYIEKDLSINDEIEKLRLATTSSLLSGKRNIIVVASVSCIYGIGNPAEFHKTIIHLKTGQKVTRNALLHLFVSALYSRKDVDPTRGNFRVRGDVVEVFLAYADEGLRIHFWGDEIERMERFDTLTNRTIETQQEVTVYPANIFVTSKETMTNAIHAIQADMVKQVDFFKEIGKHLEAKRLEERTLYDLEMMRELGYCSGIENYSRYFDQREVGQRPFCLLDYFPDDFLMVIDESHVTVSQVTAMYGGDRSRKLNLVEYGFRLPSAMDNRPLKFEEFEGMMGQTLFVSATPADYELERSEGVIVEQVVRPTGLLDPPIEVRPSKDQIDDLLYEIRQRAEKEERVLVTTLTKRMAEELNEFLGKNGVRSKYIHSDVETLERIEILRQLRLGMFDVLVGVNLLREGLDLPEVSLVAVLDADKEGFLRSNRSLTQTAGRAARNVNGRVIFYADKITKSMQRTMDDTDRRREKQMAYNEENGITPTQIKRDRGDVMRQTAVIDIHDAAGRRAYVEPEEYSLAADPVVQFMTQEQITRNVDLLELQMRKASKELDFIAAAQLRDDLFAMRKLLSEKEKASKED
- a CDS encoding phosphosulfolactate synthase; this encodes MNFSLSHIPARSTKSREDGLTMVMDKGISLRQSEDMISVCGDLVDVVKLGFGTAYVTPNLKEKIAFYRKNDIKVYFGGTLFEAFIARGRFKDYCKLLDKFDVDMAEVSDGSINMTTKEKCKYIGELAKDRTVFSEVGSKESGILISPAKWVNMMRAELDAGSWKVIAEARESGTVGIYRPSGHAHTSLVNKIMAKIPSKDILWEAPLKSQQVWFIKQIGANVNLGNIAPEEVIPLETLRLGLRGDTFFQYVPEEVVKKLQQVVPVKN
- a CDS encoding rhodanese-like domain-containing protein, which encodes MKEITPQELKAMKEGNETFQLIDVREAYEAEICSIGGTLIPMGEVISRLAEVRKDVPVVIHCRSGSRSSAVIQALTDRYGYTNLMNLKGGILGYGSQVDQTLRCE
- a CDS encoding T9SS type A sorting domain-containing protein; its protein translation is MKLVYALAISAGTLSALPGNSQISYGGHPYGITHTVDLAEAPLSVMADVDAEALMAVDADRAAQGIKGPYRFGFNHATDLSLENSGVWQTLSNGDRVWRLAIQCPGAFSINFEFHDYVIPEGAQVFVYNELGDVLGAFEEGSNAGNTILGVTQLAGEKITIEYVEPLAVRGLGRLMVGQVTHGYRDIMHMQKGLGDSGSCNNNVICPVGDDWRDQINSVAMITVGGSGICSGTLINNCAVDGTPYFLTANHCLGGETSWVFRFNWQSPNCVANQNGPTNQTISGSTLKASSAGSDVALLQMNGTPPGAYGVYYSGWNNGTTAASNVTCIHHPSGDVKKISFENQAVTSASFGGAQCWRVAAWDDGTTEPGSSGSGLWDQNKRLVGQLYGGQADCSNNVNDYFGRLSVSFPLINTWLGNCGTTLDGYDPSTVGINDVATDLELEVLPNPTTGVLSVMLPTTFRTGATLKVFDMVGKVVLTRIVTNNKERINLDLTDRNEGVYILQVENGTTRATERILLTH
- a CDS encoding T9SS type A sorting domain-containing protein; protein product: MAQISYGGRALGLQGDVLPEAPLVRMHTVDVDALLAEDAAREAAGIKGPYRYGFNHAVDLNTENSGIWHTLRDGDRVWRISIECPGAITTNFQFHDYVVPEGARVFVYNTAGLQLGAYTADSNPGHTSMGVQQIPGDRITIEYHEPVAVAGQGRLMIGQVTHGYRDPFNFARDLGDSGSCNINVICPEGLGWEDEVRSVALIDAGGGYCTGTMINNCAQDSTPYFLTANHCLGGGVDNWVFRWNWNSPTCDPTEDAPQDQTIAGSTLLVNSAGTDVALLELNSIPPEEYAVHYAGWDHGQDPAETMTGIHHPRGDIKKISHSDGPAITGTMSGADCWQVQLWAAGTTEPGSSGSGLWNQDHRLVGQLFGGEAACGNSVNDFYGKLVTSWPLLEEYLGDCSDTLDGWDLGETVFIPDTNDAAVTSIANIPTLLCGTDSIIPQISLKNNSNVVMTMMDVIYGLVGGIEDTLNWTGTLQPDQTVILFLPTIYVPNGEQILNVSASMPNGIPDANLDNDTWSFAFTVVYPSETVILALTPDNYGADITWEITSSIGTVLYEGGPYTNNNSGVTDSLMFCLTDTCYTFTIYDEFGDGICCDAGEGHYEIFGLYGNEYASSDGQYTFQNSNSFCVSLVGINEPTDAGTLNLYPNPTTGNLTVQLAGMEGRTELTLLDNTGRIVEQRIVNGTKQLTLDLSTLAEGLYALQAQHAGGRVVQQVMVVR
- a CDS encoding VTT domain-containing protein — encoded protein: MLDIIQEFWYFITHLNESLPAFVADYGLWIYGLLFLIIFVETGLVVMPFLPGDSLLFVAGSLAAGANPSMNFGYLFVLLFLAAVLGDNLNYWIGRYFGSKVVKWRLFGRDLVQEKHLEKTHSYFEKYGVKTIIIARFVPIVRTVTPFVAGVGAMDYRKKFLPFDVIGGLLWIGSMLTAGYLVGNSEIVQRNFHYVVFGIIGISVLPMVIEFIRHRIAASE